In Drosophila teissieri strain GT53w chromosome 2R, Prin_Dtei_1.1, whole genome shotgun sequence, the following proteins share a genomic window:
- the LOC122614456 gene encoding mediator of RNA polymerase II transcription subunit 15a: MTLQTPPGNKNNEAQRCHNQARLPCDCVCATDRQSLNWGKPPIFVALALALLAFGVASSSSTTSTTTSAKPKTNNPKAESEKPTKQPSPSPSAAPSPSSKATNTSTTRQSKALKPGENRGKRTLYDFGNAGYLYPEVASRRAGYVDNAASYYPQAGYYNGQGAVAQYPGSFGPAYAQYPQYLEAPEPIIEIIIKDANETLAEEPAQPTLTKKKKKKEKVHVFYVNYKKDHNNKLHLESPIASLNNDDNEEEEEEEEEEVIQYPVTPLPPVKSTTLRTIIHPDSEKYHSNSGIHVSFGAENKHQTGHILEEHDAESIQRQVVALPPSVSSKSEGSYVSNTRADYGRENNFGSRPGPISNLLFGSNYQQSGINYQQQQQQLPTQHSNNYFRPPAALVGPPPNYPKPAPQQQVQQPHRASITQQQLPSTSSQTIFNKLVQQSQFYINHNQQYPQQQYQQQHHQQQQQHQQQHQYQQQHQQQQQQQQHQPATQQHQHQQAPQQHQQQAPQQQQYQKPPHKQVQVPFFPTIPPKSVTPAPYQPVKFRPTPAPVVQAKPLPLPVKLDNANYQQQQQQQQQHYQPQQQQKLPHQQQSYQFVRQPQFVQQPQFVVRSPTPPPDYYTQQKQQTQQHHTQSALNYFDIKPSKETELLKSIPKFEQHITETVQNPIAAAQQPQQQYHQQQGQQQQQQQQFAYSSTRNEVIHDVPAPNLGPTAPQHISGHYITAGASGVQQTQQFGSFPSAAPSQPPVYAESTHGQKVMVVTPVPPSSNYVTYGQYSQTANEPVVHINAQSAALQAQASTNFAQQPRQPASSLISAPSTDNSPFSVSTYHSDVFKELEQRNQKDKKAPQQVQQQAPQIAAAPVPASVPAPTSTPASAPNGKASQTLLQLPDEVPDDLRQQLFSSGILNNADISILDYDKQGDIALENLPAEHLQHFYGAGGGAQIAETNKVLTVVKPNGDKVALSEKQLDRVKQTNSLPQKQDLDVKVVRYDAAQGQSVSDKYVRTDATVVTPVDLAERQQYNRYLPLKINGAQFPIPDSEELLGKRIVSVVVLAPVEAQNPGQAAGEARSADGKEVKFLGGELIKTLVKKPTKENFKRWLEKEARTDLDLQSVVLLVAKSTDASAEQEIFMYDIGTGSINRLNGELSSTFVNVAEENASSEDLEHAATLDHSSLESMMHLRRR; encoded by the exons ATGACACTGCAGACGCCTcccggcaacaaaaacaatgaggCCCAGAGATGCCATAATCAGGCGCGACTACCGTGTGATTGTGTATGCGCCACCGATCGACAGAGCCTCAACTGGGGCAAGCCCCCGATCTTTGTGGCA TTGGCGCTGGCGCTCTTGGCCTTTGGAGTTGCCTCATCAtcctccaccaccagcacaACCACATCGGCGaagccaaaaaccaataaTCCCAAGGCTGAGTCAGAGAAGCCCACCAAgcagccatcgccatcgccatccgcAGCTCCATCGCCATCTTCCAAGGCCACAAACACCTCCACCACCCGGCAGTCTAAAGCCCTGAAGCCGGGCGAGAATCGTGGCAAGAGAACTCTCTACGACTTCGGAAATGCCGGCTATCTGTATCCGGAAGTGGCATCCCGAAGGGCTGGCTATGTGGACAACGCGGCGAGCTATTATCCCCAAGCTGGTTACTACAATGGCCAGGGTGCAGTTG CTCAATATCCCGGAAGCTTTGGACCCGCCTATGCCCAATATCCGCAGTACTTGGAGGCTCCAGAGCCCATCATCGAGATCATCATCAAGGATGCCAATGAAACACTAGCCGAGGAGCCCGCCCAGCCGACTCtgaccaagaagaagaagaagaaggagaaggtgCACGTGTTCTATGTGAACTACAAGAAGGATCACAACAACAAGCTGCATCTGGAGTCGCCGATTGCCTCGCTGaacaacgacgacaacgaggaggaagaggaggaggaggaggaagaggtcATCCAGTATCCGGTTACGCCCCTGCCTCCGGTAAAGTCCACCACCCTGCGCACGATTATCCACCCGGACTCGGAGAAATACCACAGTAACTCGGGTATTCATGTGTCGTTCGGAGCGGAGAACAAGCACCAGACCGGTCACATTCTGGAGGAGCACGATGCCGAGAGCATTCAGCGCCAGGTGGTGGCACTGCCGCCTTCGGTGTCCTCCAAATCGGAGGGCAGCTACGTGAGCAATACCCGAGCGGACTACGGACGAGAGAACAACTTTGGATCTCGGCCAGGTCCCATTTCCAACTTGCTCTTTGGCAGCAACTACCAACAGTCGGGCATCaactaccagcagcagcaacagcaactgcccACGCagcacagcaacaactacTTCAGGCCGCCGGCGGCTCTGGTGGGTCCTCCCCCCAACTATCCGAAGCCAGCACCCCAGCAACAggtgcagcagccacatcgaGCCAGCATCACCCAGCAGCAATTGCCCTCCACTTCCTCCCAGACCATTTTCAACAAGCTGGTGCAGCAGTCGCAGTTCTACATCAACCACAATCAGCAGTACCCACAGCAGCAatatcagcagcaacatcaccagcagcagcagcaacatcaacagcagcatcagtatcagcagcagcatcagcagcaacaacagcagcaacagcatcagccTGCAacgcagcagcatcaacatcaacaggcaccgcagcaacatcagcagcaggccccgcagcaacagcagtacCAGAAACCTCCGCATAAGCAGGTCCAGGTGCCATTCTTTCCCACCATTCCACCCAAGAGCGTGACCCCTGCTCCCTACCAGCCCGTCAAGTTCCGTCCCACTCCAGCACCAGTGGTGCAAGCGAAGCCTCTGCCCCTGCCTGTCAAACTGGATAATGCGAActaccaacagcagcagcaacagcagcagcaacactatcagccgcagcagcaacagaaactgCCGCATCAACAGCAATCTTATCAGTTCGTTCGTCAGCCTCAATTtgtgcagcagccacagttTGTGGTGCGTTCACCCACTCCCCCCCCAGACTACTACAcccagcagaagcagcagacGCAGCAGCATCATACCCAGAGCGCTCTCAACTACTTCGACATCAAGCCATCAAAGGAGACGGAGTTGCTCAAGTCCATTCCCAAGTTCGAGCAGCACATCACGGAGACCGTACAGAATCCCATTGCTGCCgcgcagcagccacagcagcaataccatcagcagcaggggcagcaacaacagcaacagcagcagtttgCTTATAGTAGCACGAGGAATGAGGTGATCCACGATGTACCCGCTCCCAACCTGGGACCCACGGCTCCGCAGCACATCTCTGGGCACTATATAACGGCTGGAGCATCTGGAGTCCAGCAAACGCAGCAATTCGGCAGCTTTCCCAGCGCAGCTCCCTCACAGCCACCCGTCTACGCAGAGTCCACTCATGGCCAGAAAGTGATGGTGGTGACCCCAGTGCCCCCATCCTCCAACTATGTGACCTATGGCCAGTACTCCCAGACCGCTAATGAGCCTGTGGTCCACATTAATGCCCAGTCTGCGGCTCTGCAGGCTCAGGCCAGCACCAACTTCGCCCAGCAGCCTAGGCAGCCCGCCTCCTCGCTGATCAGTGCTCCATCCACGGATAACTCGCCCTTCAGTGTATCCACCTACCACTCGGACGTGTtcaaggagctggagcagcgcaACCAGAAGGATAAGAAGGCGCCCCAGCAGGTGCAACAACAGGCTCCCCAAATTGCTGCAGCACCGGTTCCTGCTTCTGTTCCCGCTCCAACTTCCACTCCTGCCTCTGCTCCAAATGGCAAGGCCTCGCAGACCCTGCTGCAATTGCCCGACGAAGTGCCTGATGATCTCCGCCAGCAACTCTTCTCCTCTGGCATCCTGAACAATGCCGATATCTCAATCTTGGACTACGACAAGCAGGGGGATATTGCGCTGGAGAACCTGCCCGCCGAACATCTGCAGCACTTCTATGGAGCCGGTGGTGGCGCCCAGATTGCCGAGACCAACAAGGTCTTGACCGTGGTCAAGCCCAATGGCGATAAGGTAGCCCTCAGCGAGAAGCAACTGGACCGCGTGAAGCAGACCAACTCTCTGCCCCAGAAGCAGGATCTCGATGTGAAGGTGGTGCGCTATGATGCCGCTCAGGGTCAGAGTGTGAGCGACAAGTATGTGCGCACCGATGCCACCGTGGTGACCCCGGTGGACTTGGCCGAGCGCCAACAGTACAACCGCTACCTCCCTCTGAAGATCAACGGCGCACAGTTCCCGATTCCGGACAGCGAGGAGCTGCTAGGCAAGCGAATTGTCAGCGTGGTGGTCCTGGCTCCCGTGGAGGCTCAGAATCCTGGACAGGCTGCCGGTGAGGCGAGGAGCGCCGATGGCAAAGAGGTCAAGTTCCTGGGCGGTGAGCTCATCAAGACGCTGGTGAAGAAGCCCACTAAGGAGAACTTCAAGCGCTGGCTGGAGAAGGAGGCGCGCACGGATCTGGATCTGCAGTCCGTCGTGCTGCTGGTGGCAAA ATCCACAGATGCATCCGCGGAACAGGAGATCTTCATGTACGACATTGGAACGGGCAGCATAAACCGCCTGAACGGGGAGCTGTCTAGCACGTTTGTTAACGTGGCCGAGGAGAACGCCAGCAGCGAGGATCTGGAGCACGCCGCCACTTTGGACCACAGCTCGCTGGAGTCCATGATGCATCTGCGCCGCAGATAG
- the LOC122614457 gene encoding uncharacterized protein LOC122614457, whose product MTPGWLVIILGCVGQLSAQILNNTQTRDLELLEGRLLRVLSRLNLEEEFNTLLVYGKECVFHSLLRKLEIPTVTIPSGSTDYDWNFSTATLVLSCGSEAENEENSYTLLKLQRTRRLIYLEGNSEPEAVCMKYSLKEQHNIAMVKSDFDQSDTFYSCRFFQTPNYVEGHFFKDQPIYIENFKNMRGAAIRTAPDSLVPRTMVYRDAKSGETKMLGYLGHMMNTYAQRLNAKLQFIDITAFGVKKASVMDIMNWAKEDVVDIGTSLASSLQFKNLDTVWYPYLLTGYCLMVPVPAKMPYNLVYSMIVDPQVLSIIFVMLCLFSVLIIYTQHLSWRNLTLANVLLNDKSLRGLLGQSFPFPPNPNRHLKLIIFVLCFASVMITTMYEAYLQSYFTQPPSQPYIRSFRDIGNSSLKMAISRMEVNVLTSLNNSHFREIAEDHLLIVDDISEYLTLRDSFNTSFIFPVSVDRWHGYEEQQKLFAEPAFYLASDLCFNQFMLFSPPLRRYLPHRHLFEDHMMQQHEFGLVDFWKSHSVIEMVRLGLASMEDLSKQRKVEGSLLLDDISWILKLYLGAMLISSGCFILEILRCGERCKRLWQCRL is encoded by the coding sequence ATGACTCCTGGTTGGCTAGTCATTATTCTTGGCTGCGTTGGACAGTTGAGTGCCCAGATACTTAATAATACTCAGACCAGAGATCTAGAATTGTTGGAAGGTAGACTACTTCGAGTACTCTCGAGACTAAATCTAGAGGAAGAGTTCAATACTTTGTTGGTCTACGGAAAGGAATGCGTGTTCCATTCGCTTTTGAGGAAACTCGAGATACCCACAGTCACTATACCATCAGGAAGTACCGATTATGATTGGAATTTTAGTACAGCAACCCTAGTACTAAGCTGTGGATCTGAGGCGGAAAATGAAGAGAATTCGTACACCCTACTGAAGTTGCAGAGAACCAGACGTCTGATTTATCTAGAGGGAAATAGTGAGCCCGAAGCTGTTTGCATGAAGTACTCCCTGAAGGAGCAGCATAACATAGCCATGGTCAAGTCGGACTTCGATCAATCGGATACCTTCTATTCCTGTCGCTTCTTCCAGACACCCAACTATGTAGAAGGCCACTTCTTCAAGGACCAACCTATCTACATTGAGAACTTTAAGAACATGCGTGGTGCTGCTATAAGAACTGCGCCAGATAGTTTGGTGCCTCGAACCATGGTTTATCGAGATGCAAAGTCCGGTGAGACTAAGATGTTGGGTTACCTGGGACACATGATGAACACCTATGCCCAGAGGCTGAATGCCAAACTGCAGTTCATAGATATAACGGCGTTCGGGGTCAAGAAGGCCAGCGTCATGGATATAATGAACTGGGCCAAGGAGGATGTTGTGGACATTGGCACATCACTGGCGAGTTCCTTGCAGTTCAAGAATTTGGATACCGTCTGGTATCCTTACCTGCTGACCGGCTACTGTCTAATGGTGCCAGTTCCTGCCAAGATGCCCTACAATCTGGTGTACTCGATGATAGTGGATCCCCAGGTTCTGAGCATCATCTTCGTCATGTTGTGTCTCTTCTCCGTTCTGATCATCTACACGCAACATTTGTCCTGGCGGAACCTCACCCTGGCCAACGTCCTGCTGAACGACAAGAGTCTACGGGGCCTTTTGGGTCAATCGTTTCCATTTCCGCCGAATCCAAACAGGCATCTCAAGCTGATCATCTTTGTCCTGTGCTTTGCCAGCGTTATGATCACCACCATGTATGAGGCCTACCTGCAGTCGTATTTCACGCAGCCTCCATCCCAGCCATACATTCGATCCTTTCGAGACATTGGAAACTCCTCACTTAAAATGGCAATCAGCAGGATGGAAGTGAATGTCCTCACCTCCCTGAACAACTCACATTTTCGGGAAATAGCCGAAGATCATCTGCTGATCGTCGACGACATTTCCGAATACCTAACCCTGCGCGACTCCTTCAACACAAGTTTCATATTCCCGGTATCCGTGGACCGTTGGCATGGCtacgaggagcagcagaagctaTTCGCTGAACCCGCCTTTTACCTGGCCAGCGATCTCTGCTTCAATCAGTTCATGTTGTTCAGTCCCCCGCTGCGACGCTACTTGCCCCATCGACACCTATTCGAAGACCACATGATGCAGCAGCATGAGTTTGGCTTGGTGGATTTCTGGAAGAGTCACAGCGTCATCGAAATGGTCAGGCTTGGCCTGGCATCCATGGAGGACCTTAGTAAGCAGAGAAAAGTTGAGGGGAGCCTCTTGCTGGACGATATCTCGTGGATACTTAAGCTTTATCTGGGAGCCATGTTGATTAGTAGTGGTTGCTTTATACTGGAGATATTGCGTTGCGGAGAGAGATGCAAACGGCTATGGCAGTGTAGattgtaa
- the LOC122614458 gene encoding uncharacterized protein LOC122614458 encodes MSWLVIILCLLGYFAAHMADISVQEQSLMDYELLRLLRKLRQEEFYDTLLVYGEDCEFHPLIRNLDVAVVLLSDTMNFDWIFSSLTLILSCGLGIEKGGSNSTTLKLQRNRRLVLLKEDVQLSNMCDVYTQKDQYNIAFVKENFGESNVIYSCRYFQDPNIEEVHLSETRPIFIEHFQDMKGKAIRIVPDLLPPRSMLYQDANDGETKMIGYVASLVTNFAQKVNATLQLHLLEPSTIITEISRMAKDDELDVGVFLEASLFSTNLDTASYPYLLTSYCLMVQVPEKVPYNLVYAIIVDPLVLGIIFVLFCLLSVLLIYSQKTSWQDLSLSNILLNDKSLRGLLGQSFPFPLNASKKLRLIFTILCFASIMLTTMYEAYLQSFFTDPPSEPYIRSFKDIAKLRHKIVITATEANVLTSNNNSKFREIPKKQLRIYENARELLALRDTFNLSYNYLVTEDRWSSYAEQQKLFKEPMFYYSSDLCFSRMIFFSIPLRRHLPYRHLFNEHMMRQHEFGLVKYWKGHSFFDMVRLGLTTLEDLSQPKPFSPSLLMEDISWIMKLYLVAILLCVFCFMSEIGWEKWKRWRELRNESNHIHYTQPVYNCLEY; translated from the exons ATGTCATGGTTGGTCATAATACTCTGCCTTTTGGGATATTTTGCAGCCCACATGGCGGATATTTCCGTCCAAGAGCAGAGCCTCATGGATTACGAGCTACTTCGCCTTCTTCGAAAACTGCGCCAAGAGGAGTTTTACGATACATTGCTAGTCTATGGAGAGGATTGTGAATTTCATCCGCTAATCAGAAATTTAGATGTTGCCGTAGTGCTGCTGTCGGATACCATGAATTTTGATTGGATTTTTAGCAGCCTCACCCTGATACTCAGTTGTGGACTTGGCATAGAAAAAGGAGGATCTAATAGTACTACTTTAAAGCTGCAACGGAACAGGCGACtagttttattaaaagaaGATGTTCAACTAAGTAATATGTGTGATGTATACACCCAAAAGGATCAATATAACATAGCCTTCGTGAAAGAAAACTTTGGCGAGTCAAATGTCATATACTCTTGTCGCTATTTTCAAGATCCCAACATAGAAGAAGTACATTTATCAGAGACGAGGCCTATCTTTATAGAACACTTTCAAGATATGAAGGGAAAAGCAATCAGAATTGTGCCAGATCTCTTGCCACCTCGATCCATGCTGTACCAGGATGCAAATGACGGCGAAACAAAGATGATTGGCTATGTGGCAAGCTTAGTCACTAACTTTGCACAGAAAGTGAATGCCACCTTGCAGTTACACCTTCTGGAACCTTCAACGATCATCACGGAGATATCGAGAATGGCTAAGGACGACGAGCTTGATGTGGGCGTTTTTTTAGAGGCCtcattattttcaacaaatcttgACACGGCGAGCTATCCTTACCTTTTGACTTCATACTGTCTTATGGTTCAGGTTCCAGAAAAGGTGCCGTACAATTTGGTGTATGCCATAATTGTGGATCCTCTCGTCCTGGGAATAATCTTTGTGTTGTTCTGCCTGCTCTCTGTCCTGCTAATTTATAGCCAGAAAACGTCATGGCAGGACCTGAGCCTGAGCAACATATTACTCAATGATAAGAGCCTGCGAGGACTCCTGGGCCAatcctttccatttccattgaatGCTAGCAAAAAGCTGAGGCTGATTTTCACCATTTTATGCTTTGCAAGCATTATGCTTACTACGATGTACGAAGCCTACTTGCAATCCTTCTTCACGGACCCACCATCTGAACCGTACATTCGATCCTTCAAGGACATTGCTAAGCTTCGTCATAAGATTGTCATCACCGCGACTGAGGCAAACGTGCTTACTAGCAATAACAACTCAAAATTTCGTGAAATTCCTAAAAAGCAACTACGTATCTATGAGAATGCGCGGGAATTGCTCGCACTTCGTGATACCTTCAACCTTAGCTATAACTACTTGGTCACTGAAGACCGTTGGAGCTCCTATgcggagcagcagaagctcTTTAAGGAGCCAATGTTCTACTACTCGAGTGATCTCTGCTTCTCGCGCATGATCTTCTTTTCCATTCCCCTGCGGAGACACCTACCCTATCGACACCTCTTCAATGAGCACATGATGCGACAGCATGAGTTCGGCTTGGTGAAATACTGGAAGGGCCACAGCTTCTTCGACATGGTGAGACTTGGTCTAACGACCCTCGAGGACCTTAGTCAGCCCAAGCCGTTCAGCCCAAGCCTTCTGATGGAGGACATCTCTTGGATAATGAAACTTTATCTCGTCGCCATTTTGCTATGTGTTTTCTGCTTTATGTCGGAAATAGGATGGGAAAAGTGGAAGCGTTGGCGAGAATTGAGAAATGAATCAAACCATATCC ATTACACGCAACCCGTGTACAACTGCCTAGAGTACTAG